The sequence CCGCCCGCCGAGACAACTGGGAGTACGAGAGCTACCTGCTGGAGTTGGCCGAACGCGAGCGCGAAGAGCGCCGCAACGCCAGGACCGCGCGTCTGCTCAAGGACTCCAAGCTGCCGCTGGAGAAAAATCTCAAGGCGTTCAACCGCAAGCGACTGCCGCGCAAGCTCGATACCCAGCTCACCCAACTGCTCAAGGGCAAGTTCCTGGATCATAAAGAAAACGTACTGGCCTTCGGCAACCCCGGCAGCGGCAAGACCCATCTGCTGTGCGCGCTGGCACAGGAACTGGTTCATCAGGGCCGGCCGGTACGCTTTACGCCATGCAGCCTGCTGGTGCAGGAGCTTCTCATCGCCAAGAGGGATCTGAGGCTCTCACGCGTCCTCAAGCAGTACGCAAAGTACGAGGCGCTGATCATCGACGACATCGGGTATGTGCAGCAAAGTCGCGAGGAGATGGAGGTCCTCTTCACCCTGCTGGCCGACCGCTATGAGCGCGGCAGCATCATGCTCACCAGCAATCTGCCCTTCTCGAAGTGGGAGCAGATCTTTAAAGACCCCATGACCACGGCGGCCGCCATCGACCGGCTCGTTCACCACAGCGTCATCCTGGAGCTCAACATCCCCAGTTACCGTCTGGAAGAATCGCACAAGGCGCAGTCCCAGTCAGAGCCGGGCCAAAATCCCCCACAAGAGGAAACACCATGGAATGCTTAGTCTATAACCCTCAAAAAGGCCGCCTGGAGACGCTTGAGGTGGCGTTCACCCCTGAGAATACGACGCGCTTCCCCTGCCGCGGCCATGGCAGCGTCACCATGATCACCGACTGCAACGCTGGACTGATCATCAAGTCAGGCTTTGACCACCCGACCTACGTCTACGATGTGTCCAGGGCGGACATCGGGTACAGTCAGAAAAAGGCCAGGGA is a genomic window of Geoalkalibacter sp. containing:
- the istB gene encoding IS21-like element helper ATPase IstB; translation: MQSEKEKALRLHRHLTELRLPTIRRCYQESAIAARRDNWEYESYLLELAEREREERRNARTARLLKDSKLPLEKNLKAFNRKRLPRKLDTQLTQLLKGKFLDHKENVLAFGNPGSGKTHLLCALAQELVHQGRPVRFTPCSLLVQELLIAKRDLRLSRVLKQYAKYEALIIDDIGYVQQSREEMEVLFTLLADRYERGSIMLTSNLPFSKWEQIFKDPMTTAAAIDRLVHHSVILELNIPSYRLEESHKAQSQSEPGQNPPQEETPWNA